The Salicibibacter halophilus DNA window GTTTTGAAAATGTGCGACGAACTTTCGCTATTTGCTTGCATGAATCATCCAGGCGCCAGGAAAGAAGAAGAAGTACCTTGGTTTCGGGATGGCTTTTCGATGCGCTTTGACTTTTTGAACCGGCAAAACGTGATGCCCTCATGGAAAAACGAAGAAGAAATTGTACTGACTCCTGCACCACTAGGGGATAAAGTGCAATTCCCATTGAAGTTGAGACGGGTTTCCAAGGAAAGCATTCGGGATGATGGGTGGAAAATCGCGTATGACAGCACGCCGATAGCCACACAGGTAGTCACGTTCTTAACGACAAGTTAAAAAAGCAGCGCAGGGCGCATGATACAAAAGGAACAATTCGGCCTCCATGGCGACCATAAAAGACAAGTCCTCCGCTTTTTTAGTAGGCAAGAAAGTTGATTTATACTTTCTTGCCTACATAAGTGCAACTAAGGCTTTGATTCGTGTGCTGAAGGTTCCCCGTACACCCATTACGATCAACTGATTTCAAGCATCCGTATCCTATTGGTATGGGTGTTTTTTCATACTGTAAGATACAAGCTTCATTTTATTTGTTGGGCCGCGCGTCATCATGTAAAATGAAAGAGGCATGATCGGAGAGGAAAGGTGAAACATTTTTGTTAACGGAAATAAGCGCGTCCGAATGGAAAAAAATTGAACCCATTAATTATACGGCTTTGCTAATCACATCGCCTTTTTGCGCAACATGCTCGCTTGCGGAAAAAATGGCGGAAGAGGCGATGAACATTGAAGGGCAAACGGATATTTATAAATTAAACTTGCAACTCGCGCCGGAGTTTGCCCGGGAGCACAAAATTCAATCCGTGCCGATGCTATTGCTTTTTTATCGGCAAACACTCGTAGGGCGTTTATCTCCCATAAAAAATCCCGCGAATATCTTGCATTTTCTTGCTGCCTATAACAATAATTAGGAGGGCAAAAGCATGAAACAAGCACCAGCTTTTTCTGTGTACGATCCATACTTGGAAAAAGAAATGACAAATGACACATACAAAGGAAGACGTCTCGTACTAACTTTTTGGACATCGTGGTGCCCGGACTCGCACCGTGATTTGCAAAGGAAAGAGGCGCTGTACGCTCAAACCGGCAATAATGCCTTCGATATGCTGAACATTAATGTGACGGGACGCGAGCGCGCAAATCAAGCCGGCCGAAAGTATGCGCGTGCACACGAGATGAAAATTCCAATGGCCGAAGACCAAGGAACGGATACGTACGAAAGGTATCAGTGCCAAGGGGTGCCGACGACAGTTTTTATTACACCGGACGGCAAAATTGCCGAACAATTTGGCGATAAAACTCCTTTTGAGGAAATCATGAAGCATTTGCCCTCTTTTCTCGATGAGACTTCGAATCGAAAAGAGACAGGAAAAGGAGGAGAATAGCATGAAAATTACCGGAATTGAACCAACCCCGAGTCCCAACACGATGAAACTAACGTTGGATGAACACTTGCCCGGAGGCAAAAGCGGCAATTACACGAAAGACAACAAAGCGGACGCGCCCCGGCAAATTCAACAATTGTTTGAGGTTGAGGGCATTAAAGGCGTCTATCACGTTGCTGATTTTATCGCTTTGGAACGAGAGCCAAAGGCAGGTTGGGAACAAGTGCTTGCAGAAGCACGAAAAGTATTTGGAGAAGAAGGGGCCGAGGCCGGTGAACAACCTGTAGCCGGCGGGGATCACTTTGGGGAAATCCAAATTCAAGTGCAAACATTCAAAAGCATCCCCATGCAATTAAAACTTGTGACGGCCGAAGAAGAAAAACGAGTGGGACTGCCTTCCCGTTTTACGGAAGCGGCATTTGCGGCTGCCGGTGAACAGGAAAACATCGTTTTTGAGCGAAAGTGGGAAGAACGAAGCGCTCGATACGGAAATGACCTGGAATCGATTGGAAATGAAGTGGCGGAAGAAATCGCGGCCGCTTACAGCCAGGAAAGGCTCGATCAACTCGTTAAATGGGGGGACCCCCACCAGGAAGATCCGGCTGAACGCCCAAAGCCATTAAAAGTAACGAAGGAGATGTTGCAAGACCCCGATTGGAGAAATCGTTTTGCGGCTCTAGATCAAATGGATCCCGGCGAAGACGACCTCCCCGTATTGGATATGGCGCTGGATGATCAAAAACAATCGGTGCGAAGGCTTGCCACAACGTTGATCGGCATGATTGAAACAAAAGCGACGCTCCCTTATCTCTATAAAGCGCTAAAAGATAAATCCGTAACCGTGCGGCGTACAGCCGGAGATGCGTTTTCCGACCTCGGGGATCCCGAGGCGATGGAAGCGGTGATGGAAAGTTTGAAGGACAAGAGTAAGCTCGTGCGTTGGAGAGCAGCCATGTTTCTTTATGAAGTCGGCGATGAGCGGGCGATTGCTCCGTTGAAAGAAGCGATCGGCGATCCCGAATTTGAAGTTGATATGCAAATGCAGATGGCCCTCGAACGCATTGAAGGCGGGGAAGAAGCAAAAGGCTCCGTGTGGAAACAGATGACGGAATCGGTACGAGCCGACCGTAAAGAAAAGGATGGACTGCGATGACCCGTGAAGAACTAGTACAGGCGTTAGAAGCAAAAGGGCTGGACGAAGTTATGGAACTCATTGAGGAAGCGGATAACGGAGAGATGGATGAGCTCGAACTTCTTCCTTCGTTAGGCTTGTTGCAAGACCGGCAATTAAATGACGCCGTCCTGCAATACCTGGAGGCCAAAGGGGTCGCCATTATATATGCCGGCGAAACGGATGAGTAGGTTTATACATTTCGGCGAAAGGGAGCGAATGGCACCGGCATTTCGATGATAAAAAGATTGAGTTATGATAGCAGCTGAAAAAGGAGCTAACACAATGAGGGAAGCACCTGCAAAGCGCCTTTCCAAAAAAGCTTTGCCCGTTTGGCGGATCACGGGGTTTTTGGAGAGTTTGTTTTATTTAATTTTTCCGATTGGATACGGCATCCTGTTGGTTCTATTTGACTGGCCGTTATGGGTTTTATACGTGTTGATCCTTCTCTGGATTGCCGTTGCTTTATTGCAAAGCTTGCTCGTACCGGCCATTCGTTGGCGAAGGTGGCGTTACGAAGTATATGAAGAAGAAATTGATCTGCAGTACGGGGTGTTCATTATTCGACGAACATTAATACCGATGATTCGAGTACAGCATGTGGATACGGAGCAAGGACCGATTTATCGCCATTATAATCTTGCAGCTGTATCCATATCGACAGCCGCTACCGTTCATCAAATACCTGCGCTCACGGAAGAAACCGCTTCCGACCTCCGGGATCAAATTGCCGATTTAGCGCAAACGGCGGATAACGATGACTGACGGGAAGCGCTTGCACGGCGCCACTGTAGTCATTATGCTTTTAACCCGCCTACGTGACTTTATTATTCCGATCATTATCGCGTTTTTTATCGGCAGTACAGGTGGAGGCATTGGACTGTTTGCCATGATCGCGTTACCGTTATTGTTGGTGTTTTTCGGCATTTACAGCTTTTTATATTGGTGGACGTATTGGTATCGGGTGGAAGATCAGGAGCTTCACGTTAAACAAGGGATTATCGTCAAAAAGCATCGGTATATCCAAAGAAAACGCGTGCAAAGTTTTGATATGTCAGCCGGTATTTTGCAGCGAATGTTTGGGCTGGTGAAGGTGCAAATTGAAACGGCGGGCGGAGGAAGCGAACCGGATGTGCATCTGATTGCCCTCGACCGTGCCGAA harbors:
- a CDS encoding thioredoxin family protein, producing MLTEISASEWKKIEPINYTALLITSPFCATCSLAEKMAEEAMNIEGQTDIYKLNLQLAPEFAREHKIQSVPMLLLFYRQTLVGRLSPIKNPANILHFLAAYNNN
- a CDS encoding conserved virulence factor C family protein, yielding MKITGIEPTPSPNTMKLTLDEHLPGGKSGNYTKDNKADAPRQIQQLFEVEGIKGVYHVADFIALEREPKAGWEQVLAEARKVFGEEGAEAGEQPVAGGDHFGEIQIQVQTFKSIPMQLKLVTAEEEKRVGLPSRFTEAAFAAAGEQENIVFERKWEERSARYGNDLESIGNEVAEEIAAAYSQERLDQLVKWGDPHQEDPAERPKPLKVTKEMLQDPDWRNRFAALDQMDPGEDDLPVLDMALDDQKQSVRRLATTLIGMIETKATLPYLYKALKDKSVTVRRTAGDAFSDLGDPEAMEAVMESLKDKSKLVRWRAAMFLYEVGDERAIAPLKEAIGDPEFEVDMQMQMALERIEGGEEAKGSVWKQMTESVRADRKEKDGLR
- a CDS encoding TlpA family protein disulfide reductase; protein product: MKQAPAFSVYDPYLEKEMTNDTYKGRRLVLTFWTSWCPDSHRDLQRKEALYAQTGNNAFDMLNINVTGRERANQAGRKYARAHEMKIPMAEDQGTDTYERYQCQGVPTTVFITPDGKIAEQFGDKTPFEEIMKHLPSFLDETSNRKETGKGGE
- a CDS encoding PH domain-containing protein; translation: MREAPAKRLSKKALPVWRITGFLESLFYLIFPIGYGILLVLFDWPLWVLYVLILLWIAVALLQSLLVPAIRWRRWRYEVYEEEIDLQYGVFIIRRTLIPMIRVQHVDTEQGPIYRHYNLAAVSISTAATVHQIPALTEETASDLRDQIADLAQTADNDD